From a single Pseudorasbora parva isolate DD20220531a chromosome 17, ASM2467924v1, whole genome shotgun sequence genomic region:
- the LOC137045354 gene encoding uncharacterized protein produces the protein MTTPSASPFADVINSLAVLHQEHHQALLDLRTEQERRFEAIVQGQQEDRERFRSWMDREVRAEAAGRASAPVHVPLQKMGPEDDPEAFVDLFQKAAEACGWPRAQWPVRLIPLLSGEAQAAAQQLPVANLLDYDDLKRAILQRVGRTPEQHRQRFRSLEWGESGRPFALAQQLRDECRRWLLAGGSDVDHVVDLVVLEQFITRLPRKTAEWVQCHRPTSLETAINLAEDHLVACPGVGDPPLTSPSLSPPSLSLSRPVPLPRSRPPGPPRVPPRGRGGMGLGPSGSSRAPPRGAGPLGAGSDNGSGSAPFPRSSSNPLPAAGAAGRPGLACWRCGDPDHFVDRCPMMDIGTMIRIPNVQRTTPDQAGEYQIP, from the exons atgacaacgccctccgcctcgccatttgcggatgtcatcaactccctcgcggtcctccaccaagAACACCACCAGGcgttgctggaccttcggaccgaacaggagcgccgcttcgaggcgatcgtccaaggccagcaagaggaccgcgagcggttccggagctggatggaccgggaggttcgcgccgaggccgccgggcgggccagcgcaccggttcacgtgcccctccagaagatggggccggaagacgacccggaggccttcgtggatctattccagaaggccgcggaggcctgcgggtggccccgggcacagtggccggtgcgcctcatccccctACTAtccggagaagcccaggcggccgcgcaacaactaccggtcgcgaacctcctggactacgacgacctgaagagggccatccttcagcgggtcggccggaccccggaACAACACCGACAGCGTTTCCGTTCCCTGGAGTGGGGtgagtccggtcgacccttcgcattggcccaacagctccgggacgagtgccgcagatggcttctggccggcggcagcgacgtggaccatgttgtcgatctggtggtgctggagcaatttatcactcggctccccaggaagaccgccgagtgggtccagtgccaccggcccacgtcgctggagacggccatcaacttggcggaggaccacctggtggcgtgcccgggggtcggcgatcCCCCattaacttctccctctctctctcccccctctctctctctctctcgccctgtccctctccccaggtcccgccctccaggccctcctcgcgtcccccccagaggccggggtgggatgggccttggaccgtctgggagttcgcgggccccacccaggggggcggggccgctgggggctggtagtgacaatggctctggttccgccccctttccgcgctcatcctccaacccactccccgccgccggggcggcgggtaggcctgggctggcctgctggcggtgcggcgatccggatcattttgtggaccgatgtccgatgatggacatcggaacaatgatccggatcccgaacgtccagcggaccacccccgatcaggcaggagagtaccaaattcct taa